Part of the Candidatus Palauibacter australiensis genome is shown below.
AAGGGTACGTGTAGAACCCCTCCCCCGACTTCACGCCGAGTTCCCCGCGCTCGACCATCCGGTCGAGGAAGTCGGGCGGCTTGTCGGACGGGTCTCCGGAGACCTTGTAGTAAACGTTCTCGATGTCGCGCACGACATCGAGTCCGACCACGTCCATGAGTCCGCACGGCCCAATCGGCGTGCCCCAGTCGAGCATCCACGCCCGGTCGATCTCCTCCGCGCTCAGGTATCCGCCGCCGATCAGGTGCAGCGACTCCTTCTTGATGGCCCGCCAGATCCGGTTCGTCGGATAGCCCTGGATCTCGCGGCGGGCGACGATCGGCACGAGGCCGAGCCGGCGCAGGAACCGCTTCGCCGCATCGATCGTCGCGGGGTTGGTGCCGGGGTGTCCCATGACCTCGACCTTGATATCCTCGGGCGGGCCGAAGTTCATGTTCGTGAACCGCCCGGGACGGCCCGTCGACTCCGCCAGCCACGAACCCGGCAGCGAGGAGGTGTTCGAGGCGATGAACGCGTCCGCCGGCGCCGCCGCGCCGATCCGCCCGAGGACGACGCGTTTCAGTTCGAGGTCTTCGTGGACCGTCTCGATGACCCAGTCCGCCTCCCGCACGCAGTCCTCGAGACCCCGGCACGCCTCCACGAGCCCATGTGTCGCCCCGGGCCCGTCCCCTTCGTCCGCGGTCTCGAGCAGCGCGCGCACGGCAACCAGCGCCCCGGAGAGCGCCTCTTCCGAGATGTCGTACAGCCGCGCGCGCACCCCCCGCGCCGCGCAGCCGTAGGCGATCCGCCGTCCCATCGTTCCCGCGCCGATGATGGCTACGGTCCTTGCGACGCTTTCCGTGCCGGACATGGCATCCTCTTGTGAATCGGTGTGAGATGATCAAGGCTCCCCGAGGACCGGGAACAACCTCCCGAGACCATAACCGCCTTCACAACCTTCCGAGGAGCAGATGACCAGAACCTGGAACTACGGCGACCCCTACGCCTACATGGACAGGGTCGCCGGCGGCATGCCCCCCGTCATCATCTGTCTGGCGGCGAACGGCGGCATCCAGGGCAAGGAGTATAACGACGCCCTCCCGGAGACGTCCGAGGAACTGGCCGAATCCGTCGGCGAAGCGTACGACGCGGGCGCCTCGATGGTGCACATCCACGCCCGCAACCCCGAGACGCTGTGGAAGGGAGCGACGACGACGGAGGTGTGGCTCGAAGCGAACCGCCGCCTGCGCGAGCGCTGTCCCGAGATCATCATCAACAACACGACCGGCGGCGACCTGTGGATGGACGATGAACAGCGCCTGTCCTGCCTCGACGCCAACCCCGAGGTCGCGTCGCTGAACCTCGCCCCGGACATGGGCAAGTTCAAACTCAAGCCGCGCGGGGAGGAGTACACGCACCCCCGTCCCGCGATCGACTTCGACGACTGCACACCGTTCTCCTACAAGCAGATCGCGCACTTCGCCGCGGAGATGAAGGCGCGCGGCATCAAGCCCGAACTCGAGACGTACCACCCGGGCTGCGGGTGGGTGATCCGGGACCTGATGGCGCAGGACCTGATCGAACCGCCCTACTGGGTCCAGACCGTGATGGGCTACCAGACGTCGAGCTGGCCCACCGTCGACAACGTCGTGAACATGGTCCGCGAGTTCCCGGAGGGCTCCGTCTGGCTGTGCTCGGGCATCGGGCCGCACCAGCTTCCGATGACCACGCTCGCCACCCTCATGGGAGGACATGTCCGCGTCGGCCTGGAGGACAACATCTACTACCGCCGCGGCGAGAAGGTGGCGAGCAACCGCCAGCTCGTGGAGCGCGCCGTCCGGATCGCGCACGAGCTGAACCGCGAGGTCGCCACGCCCGCGCAGGCGCGCGAAATACTCGGGCTTTCCCCGACTCCGTCGCAGTACGGCTGAGCCCATGACCGAGCCCACAACCAGGTCGGCGACCCCGGACGCAGGCGGCGAACGCGAGGTCCTCGGGCGAGGGATCCGGCTCCGGTCGCTCTTCTCGCTCGCCTTCGGGACGATCATCGGCGTCGGCTGGATCACGGTCATGGGGGCGTGGCTGAGCGGCGCCGGCGCGATCGGCGCCATCATCGCGTTCGTGCTGGGCGGCCTCGGCATTCTCGCGATCGGGCTCTGCTACTCGGAGATGGCGGCCGCGTACCCGGTCACCGGCGGCGAGGTCGCGTACGTGTTCGAGGCGTGGGGAGCGCGCTGGAGTTTCGCCGCCGCGTGGTTCCTCGCCTTCTCCTACATCTTCACGACCTCCTTCGAGGCG
Proteins encoded:
- a CDS encoding 3-keto-5-aminohexanoate cleavage protein, with protein sequence MTRTWNYGDPYAYMDRVAGGMPPVIICLAANGGIQGKEYNDALPETSEELAESVGEAYDAGASMVHIHARNPETLWKGATTTEVWLEANRRLRERCPEIIINNTTGGDLWMDDEQRLSCLDANPEVASLNLAPDMGKFKLKPRGEEYTHPRPAIDFDDCTPFSYKQIAHFAAEMKARGIKPELETYHPGCGWVIRDLMAQDLIEPPYWVQTVMGYQTSSWPTVDNVVNMVREFPEGSVWLCSGIGPHQLPMTTLATLMGGHVRVGLEDNIYYRRGEKVASNRQLVERAVRIAHELNREVATPAQAREILGLSPTPSQYG
- a CDS encoding 3-hydroxyacyl-CoA dehydrogenase family protein, with the translated sequence MSGTESVARTVAIIGAGTMGRRIAYGCAARGVRARLYDISEEALSGALVAVRALLETADEGDGPGATHGLVEACRGLEDCVREADWVIETVHEDLELKRVVLGRIGAAAPADAFIASNTSSLPGSWLAESTGRPGRFTNMNFGPPEDIKVEVMGHPGTNPATIDAAKRFLRRLGLVPIVARREIQGYPTNRIWRAIKKESLHLIGGGYLSAEEIDRAWMLDWGTPIGPCGLMDVVGLDVVRDIENVYYKVSGDPSDKPPDFLDRMVERGELGVKSGEGFYTYPSPTFEREGWLTASDD